In one Nicotiana tomentosiformis chromosome 6, ASM39032v3, whole genome shotgun sequence genomic region, the following are encoded:
- the LOC104120798 gene encoding uncharacterized protein has product MIFGVNEINGVTFLAAKQTKVSVTHSKRLREVAEDDITFMEEVADGLLLPHNDTLVISLNILDFKIKCVLVDLGSSTNIIQWRVLEQAKLTESIIPAIKLLTWFNLASVTTRGKILLPTNAKGMMKTTMFEVADGDTGYNIILGKPWLHEMKVVPSTYHQLLKFPTPEGIKQIMGDEPTTREINVISVSSSKGKEHVA; this is encoded by the coding sequence atgatttttggggTGAACGAGATTAATGGTGTAACCTTTTTAGCAGCAAAACAGACAAAGGTATCAGTGACTCATAGCAAAAGACTTCGGGAAGTCGCCGAGGACGATATCACCTTCATGGAGGAGGTCGCTGATGGACTCCTACTACCGCACAATGATACCCTGGTAATTTCtctaaatattttggattttaaaattaaatgtgttttGGTGGACCTAGGAAGTTCAACCAATATTattcaatggagagtgctggaGCAAGCCAAGCTAACTGAAAGCATCATTCCGGCCATAAAGCTCCTCACCTGGTTTAActtagcaagtgtgacaacccgagggaAGATCCTTTTGCCCACAAATGCCAAAGGGATGATGAAGACGACCATGTTTGAAGTAGCAGACGGAGACACAGGCTACAACATTATTCTTGGAAAACCATGGCTACATGAGATGAAGGTTGTGCCGTCAACATACCATcaacttctgaaattcccaactccagagGGAATCAAACAAATAATGGGAGATGAACCGACGACAAGGGAGATAAACGTGATCTCGGTTTCCAGCAGTAAAGGGAAGGAACATGtagcatag